Part of the Rissa tridactyla isolate bRisTri1 chromosome 3, bRisTri1.patW.cur.20221130, whole genome shotgun sequence genome, GACATGCTACACACGTTGCTTTGCCTCATTAGGCTCATGATTTTCTTCAGTAATCTTCTGGCTTCGGGTGCTTTGATCACGGATCATGCTGACGCACATGTGCTGCCGTTGCGCTGCTCCTCGCCGTCAGACGGTGCCAGGACCCACTTCAATCGCAAGGAGGGGACACCCAAATCCGCCCCCGTCCGCTTCTCTTCCCCTCAAGTTTCCTCCGCACAGCTCTGTGCTTTGGGACTGGAACGCAGGGCAGTTCTTTGAACCCCAATGTTACTGGGAACGTATTTGTTACACAGAGATGCAGCACCGCTTCAAGATCTGAGAGAATTGGATATTCCCCATCAAAAGACACTTTTTTCTCCACAAGGAAGTCAGATTCACAGCTCTGCAGTTTCTTTCGACATCAGCCGTCGTCAAGGCTTGTGTTTCTTGCCAACCCCACGTACCCACCTGCCTATCCCCCTGGCTAGCACATCCCACGTGTCAGCCGTCGAGGCTCAAACGGAAcctcacccctgcacccccagctctCGTTGCCCTTTTCCATGGTGGATCTTAGGATCTGTCACTGTCTGATGAAGCCCAGGTACGTTTTTATATCATTACCACACTAAACCATCCGCGTAGATGAATACTACAGACTCCCAATGTGATTTAAACACCCAGTCCGGATATGGACTTGACAACAAGCACTTTGATGGGATGGATGCCTGGAGGCTGCAGAAGGTTAAATCTCCTGTGAGAGATGCCAGGGCTCTTTCAAAAAAATGGGgtttagaaaaatgggaagaaagcaaTACCTACTATCAGACCAACACGCTCCTTTGGAAAGAACCCCAGCAGGAGCTTGCTGTGCTCCAGCCATTCCCCAGCACTTGGCCACGAGCACAGTGTAACCACCCAGCTTCCCAAAACACCCAGGAGACAGTTTCCTCCTCTTGAACCGAGCGGTACCAAACGTCCCCCGCAGCGCCCAAACCCCAGCGCGCGGCTCAAAGGCGACACGCAGCAGCAGCTCGTGTGTGCTGAAGTCCCCAAAAAAGCCAGTGGGCCTCCAACACAATAGATGTGCAGATGAGAGCAGAGCAAATAAAGGCATTAACGTCCATCAACAGAAACGTATTTTTCTTGCACAAATAACACCCATTAGCAACTCCGAGGAGAACAATCCCCCCTCTTCAGCTCTGAAGGAGCACACAGTTTTTCAGCGGACGCAATGCGAAGATTTTGCAGAATTCAGGCATTCAACAGGACTAATGCGAAAGATTAGTTTGCAATTATCCAAGCAATTTTCTCTCCTCATTGTCCCTGGACCATAAGGGTTTTTAAGTGTGAGCAGAAGGATTTATTCatcacaataataataaaatgaaatattaaatcaaTGAATCTCTTTGCATGAAGCATAAAGCTCACATTGCTATTAAGCTTAGCAGCGTCCTGTCACATAAACCACATGCAGTTTGCCTACTTAAGTACCAtctccctcttttatttttcccttccttaaTTTGTAAGGCATTATCCTTCCATTTGTCCTCTAAACACAACCGGATTCAGACAACACAGTGTTGCTTCTTGTTAGTGGCTCTATGCCCGGGCTCTTTAAGAGGGCACGTGGAGATTCATATTTATTATTGATTGTTAACAACGGCCAGTGCAGAGAGTTATGCTGGGATGACAGAGAAAccctaaaataaatacatacataagtaGTAATTTAGGGAGAATTAACCCCTTCCAAGCAACACTGCCAATCTGCAAGTGATAGCTTGGGCATGAAAAGGAATGTTATCGGTCTTTGAAGGTGTCGCTTCTACAGTTTCGACTGGGTGGGGGGAGATCAACCCAAACCTAGGCAAAACTCAGCTACAACCTTTGGAGCATGAAAGCTCTCATGGTGACGTTGGCCTTGGCTTCTATTTCCTTCCCTGCCATCCCTTGTAATATAAAGGGATAAACGACTTTTGAGGCCCTTGCAGTAGGCACGGCTTCAGTGTGGGTCCCTCTCTTGTTTTTATGAAAGATTTATCCGGTAAAGTCCAGAAACAGTCACTGCTTCTGTATTTATAAGGTGCCAACTGTCCTCACAGTGAGACGCTTAAGGAGCCCAAGCAAAGCTTTTCAATAAGCAAGAATCTCTAGCTTTAAGCCTCGAGATTCGTATTAAGGCTCCATACAAGCAATTGCTTTTTCACGAGTGCTAAACACCTGGCACCTCTAAAGATCCCCTATTTTTACAATTTAGGCTCTCCCGCGTAACACCTCCTGTATTTCATAACCCAAAGGTCACTGAACGAACTCTCTCGTGACAGCAATTCATCTCGCCTAAGTTCCCACATCTGCAGAGCGCAGCCATCCGCCTCCGAACATCGGCCTCCCTCTAAAGTcggtggagagaaacaggcatttctagAGCACCAGCCATGGCGTTCTCATGCAAACACCTAAAATGGGTCAGATGAGTCATACCTGTAATCTCCCTGATTTCTCCGCTGATAACACGTCCAGATCAGGTACAGACAGCTACGACCATGCGAGATGAATGCTGTCCTAGATGACTTAAGCTGAGCTGACACGCTACAGAAGAGCTACGGGCAACTTTAATGCACAAACCCCACCAGGAAGCGAGACAATAGTAGCTACATCTTTCTTACCATGATTGGGACGCCAATGTCTGGCCACAAGAGATCCTCAGAGGGAAGCTTGGGAGAGTTCCACACTACCACAACTTTATTTAAGTACGGGAGACCATTGAGCCTTTCTAGGGAGTTCATCAACACTTCCTCCCGCTCGTAAGTCAACATCACTACTGTGAACTGCTCCCGGGGGACGTTGCCACCCAAAGCAGCCTGGAACTCCTTCCCAGAGCCACCTGCTCCTCCACCAATTGGTCGAAATCCAGTCCCGGACCCCAAAAATTTTGCTTCCGATGGTAAAACAGGGTCAAAGGGAGTGTAGGGGAAGAGGTGGAAAGGCCCCGGAGCAGAATTCCAATTCCTGTAGATGTCCATTGCAGTGAGGGTGAAATTACGGAGATATTTGGGAGATGCATAGGGTGGTTCTGTTTCCACAGGCCCCAAGTCCAGGTCACCGTTGTCTGCCATATTGGGGTCTGTACCAGCAGCTTTGCCAGAGCGGTGGGGAATCTCCACGGCGGTTTCTTCTCGGATAGGAGCAGCCGGGATTTGGATTCGAGTCCTTATGATAGCTAAGACTGTGCTGAACACGTTGTCAGAAGTGGAGAAGTAGGTCTCCCACAAGAAGCGGCCCTGCCTCCTCATGGCAAGGAGATCGTTGTCAGAAATGCTTCTCAGAAGAAAGTGCACTTCTGTGATACGTGGCTTTGGTATGATTAAGGCTGCCTCGTTCCACCGGATCACATCATTATAGGGTAGCTGAACTTGCTCTCCAAGAACCACCGGGATGGCTCCAACTTCCAGAGCCTCAAACAGTCTCATGGCACACCCGGCGGAGATCACTAAATGGGTGTCCCCTGGGGTGATTATCAGTGCAAAAGTAGATAGCTTCAGTAGCTCTAGTCTGTCGTCCCTTTCTCCACACAGAGCCCACTCAGTGGGCAGACTCGCCTTAGGCTGGTTCTTACACGTGAATTCCACCAAAACCAAGTCCAACTTGCTGTCCTGAACAGCCTTCAAGGTGGTGATGATCCGATCGTCGTAGTCAGCTGGGGCATTGCCTTCTATTTCCTCTTCGAAAGAGCGAACCTCTTGCAAGCTAGATCTGAGAGACTCAATCTTCTCCCCCTGGAAACTAAACAGATATTTACGCTTGACCGGCACCTGGGGCGGGATTTCTAGGAAGTTAGGTTCAGACATAGCGTGGACCAGAGGCGATACCACAATATCAAACCCCGGTCGATACTGCACGTCGTAAAAGGTGGACTGGGCAATCATGGCGCGCCCCGTGCTGATGTTGTAAATGAAGTTCTGAGTTTCCGATTTCCTTGATAAATTGATGATGAGATGGTTATGTCCATCAGTCCTCCAATATGGCAAAGAGTGCAACTGTTGCTCTAGTTCAGTAGGTTTTGGCATTACGGGCTCTTGCATTTCCCCCACTAAAATTATATACACACAAGcaatatttgcattttcagtaACATAAACATTAGTTCTGACAGTCGCCTCAAAGGCTTGTTTAATTAAAGGGTCTAAGGAACTACCAAAAGGGTAATCGTCACTATTGTAGACATAGACTGGAAAGCCAGATGTCAATGGGCAGCGCGAGTAGTCAAAGCAGTTGTGCAGCCTGCAGTTCCGGTTGGATTTTGGCAAGGGGAAGGTCACATCATCTTTGTCTGGCAGGAGCCGGATGGGCAAGGAGAGCTTGGGCTGGTTCTGAGCCATCAGCTCTTTGTAGGAATGCTCGGTCTGGCTGATGACGTTCTTCAGCTGCAGCAGGTCCTGCTTGgcattttcaatgctttttttgcaGGCCTCAATCTTCAAGTTGAGCTTGGCGATCTCGCTGTTGAGCTCCTGCCGCTTGGCctccagctggagcagctcctcGCTGACCGACTCGCGGATGCGACACAGGTCTTGCACATGCTTTACCTCGCACAGCTCATTGCCAGTCCGAGGGCCAAAGATGCGCTTGCCGGCATCGTCCGCGTCATCGATGGTGGTTAGGTAGTAGTGGGCAATGAGGGGGAAGAAGACAAGGATAATAAAGAGGGTGAAACTAAGCCACGTGAGCCGGATCCGACTGGACCACCTCAACACCCACGGCTGGCCTCCGTTCCCCACTCCCCCATTCCGCAACATCGTATATCCAGTCATGAGTTCAAAAGTCGCTGCGCGCCCAATCACGTTGGATCAGTAGCCATAACCAAAAGAGTTTTTATAGCGAGTCTCtcgaaaaaaaatgttattgcacCTGCTTAACGAGAAGCCAATAGAAGGGGAATTTCATCTTCATGTCGTACCGACGGCTTTTCTACAGTCGTTTTGCTGCAGGCACAACTTTTGATCCCGTTAGACTCAATCATTGACCTTCTCACCCACCCCTAGCCTACCCTTGGTCTGCGGGCAACCGTTGCTGGAAGTGTCACAGCGTTGTCATGGTGATTCAAACTCTCAACcggcagaagaaaaacacaatggGACCAAGCCAAACTCTACCGCTGCTCTCGACATCCTGCATTACCATCCAATGAATATGCAGAGGCACCAGCCATTGTGGAGAAGGAGCCAGAAGAGACTTGTACGAATGTCAGTCTCTCTCATCGCTGCTGTGCGGCTGATGCTCTGCCATTCCTACAAGAGAACAATCATATATTCAGACaatgcaaacaaaacaaccccttAGTGACCTAAAacattgctattttttaaaagcaactgtCCTCTCTGCAAAACAGCAACTTTCGTACATGTCTAATACCTCTGGGGTTAATACCAGTAAACCTGAGAAAGCGATGGGATTCATTAGATGCGGACACATGGCTTTC contains:
- the EXTL3 gene encoding exostosin-like 3, with translation MTGYTMLRNGGVGNGGQPWVLRWSSRIRLTWLSFTLFIILVFFPLIAHYYLTTIDDADDAGKRIFGPRTGNELCEVKHVQDLCRIRESVSEELLQLEAKRQELNSEIAKLNLKIEACKKSIENAKQDLLQLKNVISQTEHSYKELMAQNQPKLSLPIRLLPDKDDVTFPLPKSNRNCRLHNCFDYSRCPLTSGFPVYVYNSDDYPFGSSLDPLIKQAFEATVRTNVYVTENANIACVYIILVGEMQEPVMPKPTELEQQLHSLPYWRTDGHNHLIINLSRKSETQNFIYNISTGRAMIAQSTFYDVQYRPGFDIVVSPLVHAMSEPNFLEIPPQVPVKRKYLFSFQGEKIESLRSSLQEVRSFEEEIEGNAPADYDDRIITTLKAVQDSKLDLVLVEFTCKNQPKASLPTEWALCGERDDRLELLKLSTFALIITPGDTHLVISAGCAMRLFEALEVGAIPVVLGEQVQLPYNDVIRWNEAALIIPKPRITEVHFLLRSISDNDLLAMRRQGRFLWETYFSTSDNVFSTVLAIIRTRIQIPAAPIREETAVEIPHRSGKAAGTDPNMADNGDLDLGPVETEPPYASPKYLRNFTLTAMDIYRNWNSAPGPFHLFPYTPFDPVLPSEAKFLGSGTGFRPIGGGAGGSGKEFQAALGGNVPREQFTVVMLTYEREEVLMNSLERLNGLPYLNKVVVVWNSPKLPSEDLLWPDIGVPIMVVRTEKNSLNNRFLPWDEIETEAILSIDDDAHLRHDEIMFGFRVWREARDRIVGFPGRYHAWDIPHQSWLYNSNYSCELSMVLTGAAFFHKYYAYLYSYVMPQAIRDMVDEYINCEDIAMNFLVSHLTRKPPIKVTSRWTFRCPGCPQALSHDDSHFHERHKCINFFVKVYGYMPLLYTQFRVDSVLFKTRLPHDKTKCFKFI